The Raphanus sativus cultivar WK10039 chromosome 2, ASM80110v3, whole genome shotgun sequence DNA segment AAGAACACACAAAAAAGGAAGGGACTAAAGAGGGAAGACAATGAACAGTATAACCTCCGACAGAATTCGCCGGAGAACAAACTCCTCCGGCGAGAATCAAGTCAAAAACAAGTTTtaaattaagagagagagagagaggagagagtaATGGGAATGCTCACTTAATGCATTGAAGAGAAGGTAACAGATATACTTTTACTCTTCACGCCTTCCTAtaaacaaaaacggaaaaaatgttagaatattATTGACTGAAGaacatttttagaaaaaattaaataaagttgTTTTCCGAGAAAATGCAAAATGCagaagaccttggagatttgttTCGTCGTCTTCgaaatgagagaagagagaagattCTGCTGCGTTCAAGAGAAAGAAGACTGTGCAGAGAGATGAGTCATAGGCAGAGAAGACGGTTTGTTTTTGTCGGATTATTAGCTTTCCTTTCCTCCCACACCTTCACCACTTGCCACTCGTCGGAGATGAAGAGCACTGCTTTACTATAATTTTACTAGTACGCCCTTCCCAACTCTCTTTATTTACCACTCTGCCCCCGGTGACTTTTCTTTTTCACTAAAGTACCTTCTAATGTGCGTTTTTAATTGTTCCACTACTAGCTAATCCGTAAACCATCTGTAGACTACCTTAATAATATCTCGATATTTGAGTAACTAccgttgaattttttttttcattctttttaacACCGTTGAAATATTACTTTACGGTAAACAATTACTGAGATGTATGACCTTGTTGTCGGCATAAATAGGACCCTCGTCTGAAACGAATAATGTTAAGTCTTCGTGATATAAGGCACAACAGACTTGCCTATGATTCCGTGTTACTACAAATAATCATGAAGATGTTTTAAAAGAATTCAATAGTGAATCCAAAAGAGACATGGTCGCTTGAACTTGATTTGTCTTTAGAATTACAGTCATTGTAgcaatgatgatgatggttaTAAGATAGGAAGGGTAATCAGTAACCCATCACAGGTTCCACCCCTTAGTCCCTTTTCggttaaaaattattatgtctTTGAAATGCAGTTATAGTATTATTACCTTTTTATTCTATAAACTTTCATTTTTGATTAGTTTCCCCATTATGATCTTGGATTGACCCGTGACTGTTCTCTAGCCAGCTGGCGAAACGGACGGTGAACCAATTTATCGGCGTCGTTTAAAGACAAATACATATTTTGGTTTTGAGACTCTATCCATGAAAAGGAACAAAGAACTTTACCAACAAATAAATATGCATTTGCTTTTTcatataaccaaaaaataaatagctGATGGAAATCGCCAACCCACTCCATTATTATCCTTCTATACAACATATTGCAGAAATCAAACTTTGCAAATTCCAGGATAAAACGCTATGAATATCCATGCACCGTTAGTTTCTCTgttgaaaaaaatatgtataaaccTATGTTGGATGTATGTATATAACCTATCAATACGAGAGATCATAAATATTTTGGCACGTATACAATATGCATGTGTGGAAAGGTTGGACATTGGTGTTGGTGATGGTGGTCCTGGTGGAATGACTGCTACGCCCTCTTACTTTTTGATAGTGCCTATATACCATGCGTTTACTCTACATATATCAATTACTAATGTAATCAACTTTTCCTAAAAGTGTGATTTTAGCATTAAAATAGTAGTTCCCGTTTAAATGCTAATATTACAGTTGCTCCATGACAATGACCAAggtattgaaaaataaaaatatcttgtGAATGTCATGCTATTTCTTCTTTCTAGTCAGCTCATCACACATGGCACCCAAAACTGCAAATGAAACACCAATGGCAATTAAGATGATACCCACCATAACAAACAAAACTCGTCGTAGTCTAGTATTGGTTATGTAATTTGTGACATAATAAATTTTAACGCAAGAATGCGTGTGTGTGCAGGTCTAAAcgattttaatatatagaatgTGTTTTACGCAGCCAACAAATTAAGGTTACGGAAATGGTTTTGAACAAGAGTTTCAGAGGAAGTAAGAGGAACTAATTTGAATTAGtatatcataaattcataatCATAAAGTAAGAAAGGAAACTTCTTATTGGATGTAATAAAGATTGAGAAACTGTTGTTTTAATTGTTTGGTGGATTGTCTCCATGTGATTTAGTTGGGAATAATCGTGCATCTtactttatattaaaataaatgttctGAAAATGTCCTTATCTGTAACAAATAAATGGGCCAGCTAAAATTTCCATTCACATGATAAAATAATTACTCCTACTTAACAAAAGTATTTATACAGTACTTATACTAATGTTTAGGTTAGATTAGTGTAAATGGTCATCGAATGTCTAACACTTTGGCGGAATCGAACTTATAAAAATGACATAGTACTTCTCAAAATCTGCATTTTTCTGACGCAAATgaactaaattattaaactataaaCATCACCAACACCACTCTTTTTACGGCGAACAAGCATCAATAAACTAAATCATAATGAagtaattaaagaaaaaacatctaGGATAAGAGTTTTAAATATACAAGTCGTTTCCAAATTCTAATACAGTTTCTTTTGAAGTCTTTTTATTTGCAGCATGAACTCTATAGATGCATACGAGACAAGTTAAACAGCTCATGGATAAATCCTCGtagtattaattaatattttggctAGGTTAGCTACATTCGTGAGATAAATATAAATGCATTTATTTTTACTGAAATGTCCGAATATaacatatttcaaatattaGATAACATAAAACATGTATAAAACACTCAAAGCCAAATTAAGCTGAAGAAAAATAACACATGAAAAACTTAGATGcaatatatacacataaacacaaacaaataaacaaactcATGTGCTAATCAACTAACCCGTAACATGGTAGCTTTAAGATCCCGTGAACTAAGACTTTGTAACTTGCAAGTAATCATAGCCCGTGATCTGTTGAATctatatcaatatttataatcTGACACTATAATAAATTTCTCCTAGTATTGGTGATGGAGATTATATGAACATAAACATATTTCATCATCATAAAACTGGGCTGATTAGTTGATTAGTAAGCCCATCATACAAAAACCAACCTCAATTATTATTCACATGGGCCGAGGGGAAAATAAGCCGAgtctattaaacaaaatataatcgAGGCATTTTTCATTATGATATATAAACGTCGTTAGCTACTTCATTAAACATCTACATTAAgggatgtcaaaaaaaaaagaacatctACATTAaggaaaactaatttatttccATAAAAGGCCTCTGATATATTTGGGCCTACGAATATACTATTATGGGCCTAAAACTTCATTTGCGAAACAGCCGTGTCAATAAAGCGTGTTGTGTTATTAAATAAAGGAGAAGAAAAGTCTATAAACCAATCATACGACGCTTCTTTGACTATCAGCGTTGCCGAAGAAGGCTTTTTGGCCCATGTAGGGTCGTTCCTTCTTTTTTCTTCGGCTATAAATACAGCTTCTATGCATTGAGAGGCGACACTTTTTTTCATCGGAGAGTTTCCGAAGGAATTCGAGGTCTGGCGGCTCCTTCTTTCTTCTCCGATCAACCGTCCCGATCTGTTGCCCGTAATGATTTTGGCGCGTTATTAGAAGTCCCGATATCTTACTTTACACACACACTCGAGGTCTCCTCGTGGTCGATCTAGGGTTTCCGCGAGATCTGAGATTTACATCTTTGTTGGTCCCGTTTTGATTCCGAAGTCCATCTTCTTCGCATCCAAATATACTTTGGTGTAGTTTGTCCCTAATATCGTAAGATGTCTCGGTGCTTCCCGTTCCCGCCACCTGGCTATGTACTGAACGGGATCCGCGATGAGGCTCTGATCGAATCGATCAAGGTTTGTTTGAGAAAATTAATCTCGTGTGGTTTCGGTTATTGGGGTTTCACGGGATTTCAAATGCTCAGCTTCATTGTTTCGGTTATGCCCCCCATGAATGATAAAAGATACCAGTTTGAGATATTTTCTATTGAAAACGATGGATACAATGTCACTAAAATTAACCGGTCCGTTTGAGATAATTATAAATACAGATTCGAAGTACAATGTTAACTGTCACGTAGTCCCTTGAGTTGAGTAGATGTCCAGAAATCGTTTGCAGAAGGGTTGCTCTATATGAGTTCTTGTTCTGcttttcattgaatttgctGATCATTGatcttttggttttgttcacAGAAGGCAGAGGAGAAAGCTAAGAAAGAACATAGGAGGAAGGAGaggaaaaaagagaaaaaggataagaaagagaagaaggagaaaaagaGGAAGGAGAGGGGAGGGGAAGGTGAAAGCGAAAAACACTCTCATAAGAGAAGGCGCAAAGAAGAAGTTGCTAAAGATGGCAAGAACATTGAAAGTGAGAATGGCTGTTTTGAGAAGAGCAGTCTTACTGTAGAACGCGACCTGCTTCAGTCCACGTCTCAGAACTCTTGTGATAGCACTCTTAACAGCAATGAGCTACCTAAGCAGCCACATCGCAACAACAACGACTCTGGTGAGTTTGTTTCCTTCCCCCGGGAAGGTTCTAGTATTCTTGTTGGGTCTATTTACCTTTTCAGGACATTGTTGACGTTCTTTCTTCAAATATGTTGAATTTGAAGAAAGCATCATTCGGATTCGGGTGCCTATCCGAAGGCAGAATGATCCTGAGGTGATGATGACCACCAACAAGGATCAACAAAAACCATGTCCTTCCCGGGAAGTGAAGTTGGATACCGTGAAGATTGTTATTAGAGAGCAGCCGCAACATCTTTGTTCCACTTCAAAGCCAcatgaagagaagaaaaaagaccaaattttaaaaacgaaacCCATCAAGGAGAAGAAATCGTCGTCCACTTCTGACCCTTCAAGCGGCCTATGCAGGTTTTGCCCGCCATCATTGGCGGTGCAATTCTTGAACGTAGTTGAGAATTGGGTTCCTAACACGATCGAGAGAAGTGTAGAGCTGACCAactatgaagatgatgaatgttGGTGGTTCTTGAAGAAGCCAAGTAGCCACAAGTTTGGCACAGAAAGATGCAAACAACTTAATAATGAGACAAAGCAAGTCGTAAGCAGTTCAATGGCGTGGCCATGTGCTCGCCTTTTACCAGAAGCTGATGTCCACGCCTTACCTTACACCGTCCCTTTCTGATACGAGCAGGAAGAAGAATTTCTTAACAAGGAACTTGGTCGAGATAATCCGTGTGCTGGAGTCGGACCAAACATTTTTTGATTTGGCCTTAAAAAGGTCTAAGGTTGAACACTGTTTGTTATACTTTGCGGTTGCTTAATATAGTAAGATTAGTACTACGCCCTGATCTCTCTTCTTTGAAGATGTGATTTCATGTACATAATCAAGTTGAACATATCATTTAGAATGGAAGAGAGACTATACTACACCAATATTAGCTCCACCAATACTAGCTCTCTCGACCAATCAATTGAATCATATGTTAAATTAAACTCAACAGAATTCGTATTTAGAGGAACTAAGAGAGCAATGAACactgaaaagaagaaaaaaaaaatgaaaacgaaAACACTTTCTTTTAAGACCCTGTCATCGAGCTTCTTACAAAATGGAGCAAGCCTTTTGTgctttgttcttctttttcttctgctTTGGAGGTTGAAGGACCACTTTGATAGCTGCATCAAAGACTCCCTTCACGTTCTGCAGTTTATTATATCCCACattattttcatcataaaaagATGGAAGCCAACATATTCAAAAATGGGTTCATAAGATTTATATTTACCTCTTGTGATTTTGAACTGCACTCGATGTAAGCAGGCGCTTCAATTAGCTTCTTGAGCTCCTCTCCCTTTGATGCAGAACATGCAAATGATTAACggggcttttttttttgaataacttGAAAAAATGCACCGAGGAAATAAAAGGGTCTTCTTCATACCTGAGCACTGGTAATAGGGACGGCACCAGGATGGTCGATGACAAACTGTTTGTCATCCCGAAGATCTGACAGAAAAACAAAGTTTCATAAGCATCAAATTTGCAGGTACCAATAAGAGGAATCTATAGTCGAAACAGAATGGAAAACGTTAATATGAGTTATAGGCTTATAGCCAAAGCTTCTGAAGCTCTTCCATACTTGCTACACCTTAGCTATTTGATTGGAGGAAGTTTAAAGACATAAATGACTCCCTCTCAAAATTTAGGTAACCAAAGGTTTAAGAGGTCATCGTCAGAAGAAGGTTATAGCGTGTACGTACGGTTAACAAGAAATGCAAGATACAAGAAAAAACATGTTGACCAATGGGTATGCAATGAAAACTAGGCTCAGATATTAATGTTTCcttaagattattatttttttttggattcacTGTTGTACTTAACATCCAGATATTAAGCGTAACATAGAGTCTAACTCCATGGCATTTAGCGACACAAGCGTAAAAGCCATGGAGTTGCACTGGAACCAGCATGAACTCTCAGAGCTCACCAACATGTTTGACATCATAGTTGCGAGCGATTGGTAGCTTCCCTCACTTTTTCATTCCTCttgatttcagtttttttttatttctaatctCTTTgtctcctttttatttattcaccAGTACTTTTTTCAAGGAGTTTCATAAGGACCTTGCAAGTCTCATCAAGGTGCTCCTCAAAGCCAACGAAACCTCTGAAGCGTTTTTCTTCAGTCCTAAGAGAGGTGACTCTTTAGATAAGTTCCTGAAGGAGATCGAAGACATTGGTTTAAACTACGTCTTAACCGAAAAATATGATGAACAAGTTTGGAAGCGCCATGAGACGCTTGCGAAAGGAGACGAGTCTTGGCCTAGCTATGACAAGAACCACTGTTACCCTTTACTTATTCAAATTActaattaatcataaataattAAAGACTGTTTCATCTTTGCGGCGAATAAACGCAGGTATAGTCCAATCTTTTCAAGCTTTTTGTTTAACATTCTGTGTAGGTGTTTACTTTAATGGATATAATCCAATATTAAGTGGGTGGATTTGAAAGTTGAAACCTTTTTTGACTCTATGCAAGATGCTCTTATCTTCCTTTATAGAGAGGTCCGGTCCTCACTACAATTAATATACAAGAGTTAGGCGAAGCCGTTcatctaaatataaaatatagaacaatataaaataatactacaAAAGCTAAAGATTCTAGATCAAGTGTACTGCCATTGATGAACGACATCAAGCTACATAAATCAAAGCTTTTGATCTTCTTACGAACCAAAAGTCATTGTCTTTGTTAGCTGTTTGAACTAATTTAATGGTCCTTTTACTTGGACAGATTGGGACAGACAGTATTtgtatattgttaatatattattgGCTAAAAATTGTGATTACCCGCCAAATTTGCACGATTATTCAACGTACATTTTCAGACGGCGTCTACTACTACAGAGCACCGTAATCCGTAAAGACAACATCTTGTCTTAAAAATATCGAagaaaactaataagagatAAGAGTTCTAAGGAATAACTATTACTATAACTAATCAGTCTAAAAACAAATCAATCCGTGGAGTACCACACGAATCAACTCTTTCTTCTGGTCGTCTTTCAGTTGATGATCTTTTGTTTCTCTTAGATGAAAACCTCGAAAGATGTTACTATCAAGTATCAAAGCTTTAACGCATACGTTACAGCTATCACCAAACGCGTTGTACCGCCCAGAACGCGACAGCTAAAACACCAGACGAAAACACGGTAGAGATAGTTGGCGATGACGCGGAAGAGTAGGTTACGGCTTCGGGCTCAAGTTCTCCTCCCTTCTTTGCACTCTTCACACTGAGACAAAttacataaatacaaaattattatgtatgtatataACAATGGGACCATCTTTGCGATATGAACAAAAGAGCCGTGTCTGGACCGCACATGGGCACAGTTCACCGACgtttgaatgaaaaaaaaaaatctatgcaTACAACAGAGAacattagatattttatttattatgctGATATCATTATTGCTACGggtgaaaatatgaaaatgtcgTCTTGTCTCATCATTTCACAAATTGACAAAACAACACGGTGCATTATGACAAACACTtctcatgattttttttatacgGTGATTTGACGTCACCTTTCTTCAAAAACGTTACAAAAGGTGAATAATTCATCTCCAAGACTCCAAAGATCAAAAAAGTTGGAATATTTGAatgtgatattaaaaaaaaaaatcgagacCGGCTTCAAACAGAATCTGAgccaaactttttattttttaaaattgatttgaaCGATCATTGGAGCAAAACTTTTTACTTAGTAATACCAATTTGTTTTCAAATATTCTTATTCGTGTTTCCACTAGAATAAAACCATAGCTTTTGTAGTAATTTTATATTCTTACAGTATTATAATGTAAACAGAAATACTTTTtcttaaatagaaatatatattacctTGGGTTAGGAGAAGGACAGAAAGTGATGAGGTAATCAGCTCCGGCGCAAGTAAATGTACTAGTCCCGTCGTCGTAAGCGTAACTATAAGCTCTCGGACACGCGTTTTTGAAAAACAACGAGTATTCGCTCGGCTTACACGTGTCCGGCGTTCCAAACGCGCCGCTGCAGCAATACTCCGGCGTCCCAAACGCCTCGCAAGCGCTTTTGCAAGCAACTCCTCCTTCGTTCCCCGTCGTCGCCACTTTCAGCTGAGCAGGACAAGGGCCGTTGAGCTCCGCGACGCAGCCTGTGACGGTGCAGTTCCCGGCGGCGCCGCTCGCGTCTCCGCCGCCTTGCGGTACGATCGTCATAGGGATGTTGTAGCCGTCGACGAGGCTGACGTCGTAGAAATCGAGACCGCCGGCTCCGTTTAAGGTGAACTCAGCTAGCGTCGCTGGAGGTGCTGCGCCGGATCCGGAGCACTCGACGGCGGAGGAACCGCAGTCTCCGGTAACGCAGGTGGACGGCTCCGTTTAAGGTGAACTCAACTTACTGTAGAACGCGACCTGCTTCAGTCCACGTCTCAGAACTCTTGTGATAGCACTCTTAACAGCAATGAGCTACCTAAGCAGCACAAGGAGAAGCAGCCACATCACGACTCTGGTGAGTTTGTTTCCTTCCCCCGGGAAGGATCTATTATTCTTGTTGGGTATATATTTACCTTTTCAGGACATTTTTGACGTTCTTTCTTCAAATATGTTGAATTTGAAGAAAGCATCATTCGGATTCGGTTGCCTATCCGAAGACAGAATGATCCTGAGGTGATGATGTCCACCAACAAGGATCAACAAAAACCTTGTCTTTCCCGGGAAGTGAAGTTAGATACCGCCAACATTGTTACTAGAAAACAGCCGCAGCAACGTCCTTGTTGCACTTCAAAACCAcatgaagagaagagaaaagacCAAATTTTAAGAACGAAACTCGGCAAGGAGAAGAAATTATCGTCCACTTCTGATGACCCTTCAAGCGGATTATGCAGGTTTTGCCCTCCATCATTGGCGGTGCAATTCTTGAATGTAGTTGAGAACTGGGTTCCTAATACGATCCAGAGAAGTGTAGAGCTCACCAACACTGAAGGTGATGAATGTTGGTGGTTCTTGAAGAAGCCAAGTAGCCACAAGTTTGACGGAACAGAAAGATGCAAACAACTTAATAGTGAGACAAAGCAAGTCGTAAGCAGTTCAATGGCGTGGCCATGTGCTCGCCTTTTACCAGAAGCTGATGTCCACGCCTTACCTTACACCGTCCC contains these protein-coding regions:
- the LOC108842265 gene encoding uncharacterized protein LOC108842265 isoform X3, whose product is MSRCFPFPPPGYVLNGIRDEALIESIKKAEEKAKKEHRRKERKKEKKDKKEKKEKKRKERGGEGESEKHSHKRRRKEEVAKDGKNIESENGCFEKSSLTVERDLLQSTSQNSCDSTLNSNELPKQPHRNNNDSESIIRIRVPIRRQNDPEVMMTTNKDQQKPCPSREVKLDTVKIVIREQPQHLCSTSKPHEEKKKDQILKTKPIKEKKSSSTSDPSSGLCRFCPPSLAVQFLNVVENWVPNTIERSVELTNYEDDECWWFLKKPSSHKFGTERCKQLNNETKQVVSSSMAWPCARLLPEADVHALPYTVPF
- the LOC108842265 gene encoding uncharacterized protein LOC108842265 isoform X2; this encodes MSRCFPFPPPGYVLNGIRDEALIESIKAEEKAKKEHRRKERKKEKKDKKEKKEKKRKERGGEGESEKHSHKRRRKEEVAKDGKNIESENGCFEKSSLTVERDLLQSTSQNSCDSTLNSNELPKQPHRNNNDSESIIRIRLPIRRQNDPEVMMSTNKDQQKPCLSREVKLDTANIVTRKQPQQRPCCTSKPHEEKRKDQILRTKLGKEKKLSSTSDDPSSGLCRFCPPSLAVQFLNVVENWVPNTIQRSVELTNTEGDECWWFLKKPSSHKFDGTERCKQLNSETKQVVSSSMAWPCARLLPEADVHALPYTVPF
- the LOC108842265 gene encoding uncharacterized protein LOC108842265 isoform X1, coding for MSRCFPFPPPGYVLNGIRDEALIESIKKAEEKAKKEHRRKERKKEKKDKKEKKEKKRKERGGEGESEKHSHKRRRKEEVAKDGKNIESENGCFEKSSLTVERDLLQSTSQNSCDSTLNSNELPKQPHRNNNDSESIIRIRLPIRRQNDPEVMMSTNKDQQKPCLSREVKLDTANIVTRKQPQQRPCCTSKPHEEKRKDQILRTKLGKEKKLSSTSDDPSSGLCRFCPPSLAVQFLNVVENWVPNTIQRSVELTNTEGDECWWFLKKPSSHKFDGTERCKQLNSETKQVVSSSMAWPCARLLPEADVHALPYTVPF
- the LOC130508253 gene encoding pathogenesis-related thaumatin-like protein 3.5, producing the protein MTIVPQGGGDASGAAGNCTVTGCVAELNGPCPAQLKVATTGNEGGVACKSACEAFGTPEYCCSGAFGTPDTCKPSEYSLFFKNACPRAYSYAYDDGTSTFTCAGADYLITFCPSPNPSVKSAKKGGELEPEAVTYSSASSPTISTVFSSGVLAVAFWAVQRVW
- the LOC108842267 gene encoding calmodulin-lysine N-methyltransferase-like, whose translation is MAFSDTSVKAMELHWNQHELSELTNMFDIIVASDCTFFKEFHKDLASLIKVLLKANETSEAFFFSPKRGDSLDKFLKEIEDIGLNYVLTEKYDEQVWKRHETLAKGDESWPSYDKNHCYPLLIQITN